From Macaca mulatta isolate MMU2019108-1 chromosome 3, T2T-MMU8v2.0, whole genome shotgun sequence, the proteins below share one genomic window:
- the SON gene encoding protein SON isoform X1 yields the protein MATNIEQIFRSFVVSKFREIQQELSSGRNEGQLNGETNTPIEGNQAGDAAASARSLPNEEIVQKIEEVLSGVLDTELRYKPDLKEASRKSRCVSVQTDPTDEIPTKKSKKHKKHKNKKKKKKKEKEKKYKRQPEESEAKTKSHHDGNIDLESDSFLKFDSEPSAMALELPTRAFGLSETNESPAVVLEPPVVSVEVPEPHILETLKPATKTAELSVASTSVISEQSEQSVAVTPEPSMTKILDSFAAAPVPTTTVVLKSSEPVVTMSVEYQMKSVLKSVESTSPEPSKIMLVEPPVAKVLEPSETLVVSSETPTEVYPEPSTSTTMDFPESSAIEALRLPEQPVDVPSEIADSSMTRPQELPELPKTTALELQESSVASAMELPGPPATSMPELQGPPVTPVPELPGPSATPVPELPGPLSTPVPELPGPPATAVPELPGPSVTPVPQLSQELPGLPAPSMGLEPPQEVPEPPVMAQELPGLPLVTAAVELPEQPAVTVAMELTEQPVTTTELEQPVGMTTVEHPGHPEVTTATGLLGQPEATMVLELPGQPVATTALELPGQPSVTGVPELPGLPSATRALELSGQPVATGALELPGPLMAAGALEFSGQSGAAGALELLGQPLATGVLELPGQPGAPELPGQPVATVALEISVQSVVTTSELSTMTVSQSLEVPSTTALESYNTVAQELPTTLVGETSVTVGVDPLMAPESHILASNTMETHILASNTMDSQMLASNTMDSQMLASNTMDSQMLASSTMDSQMLATSTMDSQMLATSSMDSQMLATSTMDSQMLATSSMDSQMLATSSMDSQMLATSSMDSQMLATSSMDSQMLATSTMDSQMLATSTMDSQMLATSSMDSQMLASGTMDSQMLASGTMDAQMLASGTMDAQMLASSTQDSAMLGSKSPDPYRLAQDPYRLAQDPYRLGHDPYRLGHDAYRLGQDPYRLGHDPYRLTPDPYRMSPRPYRIAPRSYRIAPRPYRLAPRPLMLASRRSMMMSYAAERSMMSSYERSMMSYERSMMSPMAERSMMSAYERSMMSAYERSMMSPMAERSMMSAYERSMMSAYERSMMSPMADRSMMSMGADRSMMSSYSAADRSMMSSYSAADRSMMSSYTADRSMMSMAADSYTDSYTDTYTEAYMVPPLPPEEPPTMPPLPPEEPPMTPPLPPEEPPEGPALPTEQSALTAENTWPAEVPSLPSEESVSQPEPPVSQSEISEPSAVPTDYSMSASDPSVLVSEATVTVPEPPPEPESSITSTPVESVVVAEEHEVVPERPVTCMVSETPTVSAEPTVVASEPPVLSETAETFESMRASGYVASEVSTSLLEPAVTTPVLAESILEPPDMAVPESSAMAVLESSAVTVLESSTVTVLESSTVTVLEPSVVTVPEPPVVAEPDYITIPVPVVSVLEPSVPVLEPAVSVLQPSMIVSEPSVSVQESTVTVSEPAVTVSEQTQVIPTEVAIESTPMILESSIMSSHVMKGINLPSGDQNLAPEIGMPEIPLHSGEEPRAEVHLKSDSYESEHGINIDLNINNHLIAKEMEHNTVCAASTSPVGEIGEEKILPTSETKQCTVLDNYPGVSEADAGETLSSTGSLALEPDATGTSKGIEFITTSTLSSVNKYDIDVSLTTQDTEHDMVISTSPSGGSEADIEGPLPAKDIHLDLPSNNNLVSKDTEEPLPVKESDQTLAALLSPKESSGGEKEVPPPPKETLSDSGFSANIEDINEADLVRPLLPKDMERLTSLRAGIEGPLLASDVGRDKSAASPVVSSMPERASESSSEEKDDYEIFVKVKDTHEKSKKNKNRDKGEKEKKRDSSLRSRSKRSKSSEHKSRKRTSESRSRARKRSSKSKSHRSQTRSRSRSRRRRRSSRSRSKSRGRRSVSKEKRKRSPKHRSKSRERKRKRSSSRDNRKTVRARSRTPSRRSRSHTPSRRRRSRSVGRRRSFSISPSRRSRTPSRRSRTPSRRSRTPSRRSRTPSRRSRTPSRRSRTPSRRRRSRSVVRRRSFSISPVRLRRSRTPLRRRFSRSPIRRKRSRSSERGRSPKRLTDLDKAQLLEIAKANAAAMCAKAGVPLPPNLKPAPPPTIEEKVAKKSGGATIEELTEKCKQIAQSKEDDDVIVNKPHVSDEEEEEPPFYHHPFKLSEPKPIFFNLNIAAAKPTPPKSQVTLTKEFPVSSGSQHRKKEADSVYGEWVPVEKNGEENKDDDNVFSSNLPSEPVDISTAMSERALAQKRLSENAFDLEAMSMLNRAQERIDAWAQLNSIPGQFTGSTGVQVLTQEQLANTGAQAWIKKDQFLRAAPVTGGMGAVLMRKMGWREGEGLGKNKEGNKEPILVDFKTDRKGLVAVGERAQKRSGNFSAAMKDLSGKHPVSALMEICNKRRWQPPEFLLVHDSGPDHRKHFLFRVLINGSAYQPSFASPNKKHAKATAATVVLQAMGLVPKDLMANATCFRSASRR from the exons ATGGCGACCAACATCGAGCAGATTTTTAGGTCTTTCGTGGTCAGCAAATTCCGGGAAATTCAACAGGAGCTTTCCAG TGGAAGGAATGAAGGCCAGCTGAATGGTGAAACAAATACACCCATTGAAGGAAACCAGGCGGGTGATGCAGCTGCCTCTGCCAGGAGTCTACCAAATGAAGAAATAGTGCAGAAGATAGAGGAAGTACTTTCTGGGGTCTTAGATACAGAACTACGATATAAGCCAG ACTTGAAAGAGGCCTCCAGAAAAAGTAGATGTGTATCTGTACAAACAGATCCTACTGATGAAATTCCCactaaaaagtcaaagaagcataaaaagcataaaaacaaaaagaagaaaaagaagaaagagaaggaaaaaaaatacaaaagacagcCAGAAGAATCTGAGGCAAAGACGAAATCTCATCATGATGGGAACATAGATTTAGAATCTGATTCCTTTTTAAAGTTTGATTCTGAACCTTCAGCTATGGCGCTGGAGCTTCCTACAAGAGCATTTGGCCTGTCTGAGACCAATGAATCCCCTGCAGTTGTGCTAGAACCTCCTGTAGTATCAGTGGAGGTACCAGAGCCACACATCTTAGAAACTCTGAAGCCAGCTACAAAAACTGCAGAACTGTCAGTTGCATCTACATCAGTAATCTCAGAGCAGTCAGAGCAGTCTGTGGCAGTAACGCCAGAACCATCCATGACAAAGATTCTGGATTCCTTTGCAGCAGCACCAGTGCCTACTACAACAGTGGTGTTGAAGTCATCTGAGCCAGTCGTAACAATGTCAGTGGAGTATCAGATGAAGTCTGTGCTGAAATCTGTGGAGAGCACATCTCCAGAGCCATCCAAGATCATGTTGGTAGAGCCCCCAGTAGCAAAAGTGTTAGAGCCTTCAGAAACCCTTGTGGTATCATCAGAGACACCTACTGAGGTGTACCCTGAGCCAAGCACATCAACAACAATGGATTTTCCAGAGTCATCTGCAATTGAAGCGCTAAGATTGCCAGAGCAGCCTGTAGACGTACCATCGGAGATTGCAGATTCATCCATGACAAGACCGCAGGAGTTGCCGGAGCTGCCTAAGACCACAGCGTTGGAGCTGCAGGAGTCGTCGGTGGCCTCAGCGATGGAGTTGCCGGGGCCACCTGCGACCTCCATGCCGGAGTTGCAGGGGCCCCCTGTGACTCCAGTGCCGGAGTTACCTGGGCCCTCTGCTACCCCGGTGCCAGAGTTGCCAGGGCCCCTTTCTACCCCAGTGCCTGAGTTGCCAGGGCCCCCTGCGACAGCAGTGCCTGAGTTGCCAGGGCCCTCTGTGACACCAGTGCCACAGTTGTCGCAGGAATTGCCAGGGCTTCCAGCACCATCCATGGGGTTGGAGCCACCACAGGAGGTACCAGAGCCACCTGTGATGGCACAGGAGTTGCCAGGGCTGCCTTTGGTGACAGCAGCAGTAGAGTTGCCAGAGCAGCCTGCGGTAACAGTAGCAATGGAGTTGACCGAACAACCTGTGACGACGACAGAGTTGGAGCAGCCTGTGGGGATGACAACGGTGGAACATCCTGGGCATCCTGAGGTGACAACGGCAACAGGGTTGCTGGGGCAGCCTGAGGCAACGATGGTGCTGGAGTTGCCAGGACAGCCAGTGGCAACAACAGCGCTGGAGTTGCCGGGGCAGCCTTCGGTGACTGGGGTGCCAGAGTTGCCAGGGCTGCCTTCGGCAACTAGGGCACTGGAGTTGTCGGGGCAGCCTGTGGCAACTGGGGCACTAGAGTTGCCTGGGCCGCTCATGGCAGCTGGGGCACTGGAGTTCTCGGGGCAGTCTGGGGCAGCTGGAGCACTGGAGCTTTTGGGGCAGCCTCTGGCAACAGGGGTGCTGGAGTTGCCAGGGCAGCCTGGGGCGCCAGAGTTGCCTGGGCAGCCTGTGGCAACTGTGGCGCTGGAGATCTCTGTTCAGTCTGTGGTGACAACATCGGAGCTGTCAACGATGACCGTGTCGCAGTCCCTGGAGGTGCCCTCGACGACAGCGCTGGAATCCTATAATACGGTAGCACAGGAGCTGCCTACTACATTAGTGGGGGAGACTTCTGTAACAGTAGGAGTGGATCCCTTGATGGCCCCAGAATCCCATATATTAGCTTCTAACACCATGGAGACCCATATATTAGCATCCAACACCATGGACTCCCAAATGCTAGCGTCCAACACCATGGACTCCCAGATGCTAGCATCCAACACCATGGACTCCCAGATGTTAGCGTCTAGCACCATGGACTCCCAGATGTTAGCAACTAGTACCATGGACTCCCAAATGTTAGCAACTAGCTCCATGGACTCCCAGATGTTAGCAACTAGCACTATGGACTCCCAGATGTTAGCAACCAGTTCCATGGACTCCCAGATGTTAGCAACCAGCTCCATGGACTCCCAGATGTTAGCAACCAGCTCCATGGACTCCCAGATGTTAGCAACCAGCTCCATGGACTCCCAGATGTTAGCAACCAGCACCATGGATTCTCAGATGTTAGCAACCAGCACCATGGACTCCCAGATGTTAGCAACTAGCTCAATGGATTCCCAGATGTTAGCATCTGGCACTATGGACTCTCAAATGTTAGCTTCTGGCACCATGGATGCTCAGATGTTAGCGTCTGGTACCATGGATGCCCAGATGTTAGCATCTAGTACCCAAGATTCTGCTATGTTGGGTTCAAAATCTCCTGATCCCTATAGGTTAGCTCAGGATCCTTACAGGTTAGCTCAGGATCCCTATAGGTTGGGCCATGACCCCTATAGATTAGGTCATGATGCTTACAGGTTAGGACAGGACCCTTATAGATTAGGCCATGATCCCTACAGACTAACTCCTGATCCCTATAGGATGTCACCTAGACCCTATAGGATAGCACCCAGGTCCTATAGAATAGCACCCAGGCCATATAGGTTAGCACCTAGACCCCTGATGTTAGCATCTAGACGTTCTATGATGATGTCCTATGCTGCAGAACGTTCCATGATGTCATCTTACGAACGCTCTATGATGTCTTATGAGCGGTCTATGATGTCCCCTATGGCTGAGCGCTCTATGATGTCAGCCTACGAGCGCTCTATGATGTCAGCCTATGAGCGCTCTATGATGTCCCCTATGGCTGAGCGCTCTATGATGTCAGCTTATGAACGCTCTATGATGTCAGCTTATGAACGCTCCATGATGTCCCCAATGGCTGATCGATCTATGATGTCCATGGGTGCCGACCGGTCTATGATGTCGTCATACTCTGCTGCTGACCGGTCTATGATGTCATCGTACTCTGCAGCTGACCGATCTATGATGTCATCTTATACTGCTGATCGTTCAATGATGTCTATGGCTGCTGATTCTTACACCGATTCTTACACTGACACATATACAGAGGCATATATGGTGCCACCTTTGCCTCCTGAAGAGCCCCCCACAATGCCACCGTTGCCACCTGAGGAGCCACCAATGACACCACCGTTGCCTCCTGAGGAACCACCAGAGGGTCCAGCATTGCCCACTGAGCAGTCAGCATTAACAGCTGAAAATACGTGGCCTGCAGAGGTGCCATCATTACCTTCTGAAGAGTCTGTATCGCAGCCTGAGCCTCCTGTGAGTCAAAGTGAGATTTCAGAGCCTTCAGCAGTGCCTACTGATTATTCAATGTCAGCATCAGATCCCTCAGTTTTAGTATCAGAGGCTACTGTGACTGTTCCAGAACCACCGCCAGAGCCAGAATCTTCAATTACATCAACACCTGTAGAGTCTGTGGTAGTAGCAGAAGAACATGAAGTTGTTCCAGAGAGACCAGTGACTTGTATGGTGTCTGAAACTCCCACAGTGTCAGCTGAACCAACTGTGGTAGCATCAGAGCCTCCTGTTTTGTCAGAGACAGCAGAAACATTTGAATCCATGAGAGCCTCAGGATATGTTGCCTCAGAGGTATCTACATCCTTGTTGGAGCCAGCAGTAACTACTCCAGTGCTGGCAGAGAGCATTCTGGAGCCTCCAGACATGGCTGTCCCAGAGTCTTCGGCTATGGCTGTCCTGGAGTCTTCGGCTGTGACCGTCCTGGAGTCTTCAACTGTGACCGTCCTGGAGTCTTCGACTGTGACTGTCCTGGAGCCTTCGGTTGTGACTGTCCCGGAGCCTCCTGTTGTGGCTGAGCCAGACTATATTACCATTCCTGTGCCAGTTGTTTCTGTGCTGGAGCCTTCTGTGCCTGTCTTGGAACCAGCGGTGTCAGTCCTTCAACCTTCTATGATTGTTTCAGAACCATCTGTTTCTGTCCAGGAGTCTACTGTgacagtttcagagcctgctgtcACTGTCTCAGAGCAGACTCAAGTAATACCAACTGAGGTGGCTATAGAGTCCACACCAATGATACTGGAATCTAGTATCATGTCATCACATGTTATGAAAGGAATTAATCTACCCTCTGGTGATCAAAATCTTGCTCCAGAGATTGGCATGCCGGAGATTCCTTTGCATTCAGGTGAAGAGCCACGTGCTGAGGTACACCTGAAAAGTGACTCTTATGAAAGTGAACATGGTATAAATATAGACCTTAATATAAATAATCATTTAATTGCTAAAGAAATGGAACATAATACAGTGTGTGCTGCTAGTACTAGTCCTGTTGGGGAAATTGGTGAAGAGAAAATTTTGCCCACCAGTGAGACTAAACAGTGCACAGTATTGGATAACTACCCTGGTGTTAGtgaagctgatgcaggagaaaCTCTATCTTCTACTGGTTCTCTTGCTCTGGAACCTGATGCAACAGGAACTAGTAAGGGTATTGAATTTATCACAACATCTACTCTCAGTTCAGTTAATAAATATGATATTGATGTATCTTTAACTACTCAAGATACTGAACATGACATGGTAATTTCTACCAGTCCTAGTGGTGGTAGTGAAGCTGACATTGAAGGGCCTTTGCCTGCTAAAGATATTCATCTTGATTTACCATCTAATAATAACCTTGTTAGTAAGGATACAGAAGAACCATTACCTGTAAAAGAGAGTGACCAGACGTTAGCAGCTCTGCTCAGCCCTAAAGAAAGTagtggaggagaaaaagaagtacCTCCCCCTCCTAAAGAGACACTGTCTGATTCAGGATTTTCTGCCAATATTGAGGATATTAATGAAGCAGATTTAGTGAGACCATTACTTCCTAAGGACATGGAACGTCTTACAAGCCTTAGAGCTGGCATTGAAGGACCTTTACTTGCAAGTGATGTTGGACGTGACAAATCTGCTGCCAGCCCGGTTGTAAGTAGTATGCCAGAAAGAGCTTCAGAGTCGTCTTCAGAGGAAAAAGATGATTATGAAATTTTTGTAAAAGTTAAGGACACTcatgaaaaaagcaagaaaaataagaacCGTGATAAGggtgagaaagagaagaaaagagactcTTCATTAAGATCTCGAAGTAAGCGTTCCAAGTCTTCTGAACACAAATCACGCAAGCGTACCAGTGAATCTCGTTCTCGGGCAAGGAAGAGATCATCTAAGTCCAAGTCTCATCGCTCTCAAACACGTTCACGGTCACGTTCAAGACgcaggaggaggagcagcagaTCAAGATCAAAGTCTAGAGGAAGACGATCTGTATCAAAAGAGAAGCGCAAAAGGTCTCCAAAGCACAGATCCAAGTctagggaaaggaaaagaaaaagatcaagCTCCAGGGATAACCGAAAGACAGTTAGAGCTCGAAGTCGAACCCCAAGTCGCCGGAGTCGGAGTCATACTCCAAGTCGTCGACGAAGGTCTAGATCTGTGGGTAGGAGAAGGAGCTTTAGCATTTCCCCAAGCCGCCGGAGCCGCACCCCAAGCCGCCGCAGCCGTACCCCCAGCCGCCGGAGCCGCACCCCCAGCCGTCGAAGCCGTACCCCCAGCCGCCGGAGCCGCACCCCCAGTCGTCGGAGCCGCACCCCAAGCCGCCGGAGAAGATCGAGGTCTGTGGTAAGACGACGAAGCTTCAGTATCTCACCAGTCAGATTAAGGCGATCAAGAACACCCTTGAGAAGAAGGTTTAGCAGATCTCCCATCCGTCGTAAAAGATCCAGGTCTTCTGAACGAGGCAGATCACCCAAACGTCTGACAGATTTGG ATAAGGCTCAATTACTTGAAATAGCCAAAGCTAATGCAGCTGCCATGTGTGCTAAGGCTGGTGTCCCTTTACCGCCAAACCTAAAGCCTGCACCTCCACCTACTATAGAAGAGAAAGTTGCTAAAAAGTCAGGAGGAGCTACTATAGAAGAACTAACTGAG aaatgtaaacagATCGCACAGAGTAAAGAAGATGATGATGTAATAGTGAATAAACCTCATGTTTCggatgaagaggaagaagaaccTCCTTTTTATCATCATCCCTTTAAACTCAGTGAACCCAAACCTATTTTTTTCAATCTGAAT attgcTGCAGCAAAACCAACTCCACCAAAAAGCCAGGTAACATTAACAAAAGAATTCCCTGTATCATCTGGATCTCAACATCGGAAAAAAGAAGCGGATAGTGTTTATGGAGAATGGGTTCCTGTAGAGAAAAATggtgaagaaaacaaagatgatgATAATGTTTTCAGCAGCAATTTGCCCTCAGAG CCTGTGGACATCTCTACAGCAATGAGTGAACGAGCACTTGCTCAGAAAAGACTCAGTGAGAATGCATTTGACCTTGAAGCCATGAGCATGTTAAATAGAGCTCAGGAAAGG ATTGATGCCTGGGCTCAGCTGAACTCTATTCCTGGCCAGTTCACAGGAAGTACAGGAGTACAGGTTTTGACACAAGAACAGTTGGCCAATACTGGTGCCCAAGCCTGGATTAAAAAG GATCAGTTCTTAAGAGCAGCCCCGGTAACTGGAGGAATGGGAGCCGTTTTGATGAGAAAAATGGgctggagagaaggagaaggattaggaaaaaacaaagaaggcaATAAGGAACCCATTCTAGTTGATTTTAAGACAGACCGAAAAG gtcttgTTGCAGTAGGAGAAAGAGCACAAAAGAGGTCTGGGAACTTCTCTGCTGCAATGAAAGATCTGTCAG GCAAACATCCTGTGTCTGCTTTGATGGAAATCTGTAATAAGAGAAGGTGGCAACCACCTGAATTTCTGTTGGTCCATGATAGTGGCCCTGATCATcgcaaacattttctttttagg GTATTGATAAATGGAAGCGCTTACCAGCCCAGCTTTGCCAGCCCTAATAAGAAGCATGCTAAAGCCACAGCAGCTACTGTGGTTCTTCAAGCAATGGGCCTTGTACCAAAGGACCTCATGGCTAATGCCACTTGCTTCAGGAGTGCCTCACGTAGATAG